acatttatgtttataattCTAAATCACATTTTACAGGAAAGCAACTCGGTCAGTTTGTAAAATCTCTGTCCGGGTGTTTACAGCAACACGGACAATGTGTCGTCAAACATGGCGGTGTCATCGACGTGGATATGCTGGCAAGAGCAGGTAAATACACGTCTataggtgtgtatgtgtttctgtgtgtgtatgtatgtatttgtatgcaTGTGTTTGCGTAAGGGTCGGGAGtcagctcagtcgtttgagcgctcgcctgaggtgcttgcgttgtagGATGGAATCACCTTAGTGGatgcattcaactgattgggtgaaaggtcgtggtatgtgctgtcctgtctgtgggaaaatgcatataaaatatcacttgctgctaatgaaaattaatgtagcgggtttcctctgatgactacgagtcagaattaccaaatgtgtgacacccaatagccgatgattaattaatcaatgtgctccagtggtgtcgttaaacaaaacatatatatagtgtatacgtgtgtatagttgtttgtatgtttagttgtttgtggtttgtgtgtgcatatttatgtgtatgtttggttttctgtgcacgtgtgtgtttgtgtgtctgttgttTGTAAGAGTGGTTTTGTGTGTATACTAATTATAtggtttgtatgtgtgtttgtgccttgtgtgtttgtgtgcttatttatatttatgcttgtattattgtgtgtttgtgcctgagtgtatacatgtatatggtgtgTATAGGATGCACGCgcgcatctctctctctctctctctctctctctctctctctctctctctctctctctctctctctctctctctctctctctctctctctgtctcggtctctgtgtgtgtttgttttgtttgtgtaggtatgtatttaaaataataattgacattAACTAAAGGAAACTGTTAAAACGTTGTTCGTTTTACAGAAAATAAACCAGCTGCCGTTATCAAGTTCCTGATCTCTCAACTGTTACGAGCAAATGTGATCCATAGAGTAGGAGAAAACAGATACGCCATGTCAACACTGTTGATGGACATCTTTAAACTAGCATTCACAAGTACAtttaaactttcttttcttttttagcaATTAAGAATAAACCATACTCATTAATGTTGTTACTGTCGTACACCATCATTCGACAATCATTGCAATAACTAATATCTAATATTACTGAAAggataattaaatatgttaaatagaatccatgtttctatttttatttgactctgCTATCCATGTTGAAtatttaaaggggcattctcGTTACGCGATATGTCATACCGACTTGTCTCATGCAATGGAATCGTACTGTGACAACACCTAAATCGGAACGACATTAGTCGGAATAGTACCGATTAGAACATGTTCTGTTTCTCACGAGTTCTCAGCCAAACAAATCACATTAAAGTTCAACATTTCAAGTTTGTCACCTCTGGGTGATTTGGtttgtttatataaacatgtcaaaatgtcCGGATTTCATGGGTCCATAGAACCTATTATTGTCcaaatgtggtcaataattgttgtTACATAATATCATCAGTAAATTGTCTACGTATAGGTTAGAAGGCATTAAGacgtttcttcagaaataagaagGAGCGGAACGAAGCGGGGCCCattcttatttctgaagaaacgtCTTAAGTGATCGACGCCAGGTAATCAAGCGGAACAGACAAATGTACCTAATCGCAATAAATGAAAACTATAAAGCTATGAGGCCTATATATGAACTCCCGTCTCCACAACATAGGAAACCAGCATTCTatcaactttatttttaatatttttatccggttttaataaaaaatgtaatattaaaattcatattattatcatcaaataattctataattgttttccctatttttataaaaataaattacaattaaataaataattgttaacatCATCAACTACTTTACAGCTATTGCAATTGGGAGATTCACTTTTcctaattataaatttaatattgttaagtCCTACAGTGACTCCCATTCTTAATCTAGTAATAATTTTAGTAGCTTCTAAGTTGAAAGATGTTGGCCCCCTTGTGGAGACGACAGGTTTAATATTGGTATGCCATGACCTGGTCCTATGGTCCCAATCGGTTTGCCACATTTTAACAAGGCATGGGTTAGCCAATGAGCAGGCTTCAAGATAATTATGTCTAATATTTATGTTAATAGCTTCAATGGTTAAGGATTTGTTGGCATTTAAGTCAGCTTTTATAGTGCTATTGAATTGtgaatatcccgtaggattaagtccaAAATATAAAGCTTTGCGCAGTTttcatatggtaattttgaagcataatttggaacggttcatcaaaacgaaatgaagCTATTTGAGTAGTTTTGACTTAGTTTGGTGAATTATAGCTCAattctgtttaaaataaaacattcatataTCATTGTAGGAAAGCCAAATACACGTACGCCTGGGGAGACATCAACCAACAAAGGTAACAGCGACCGCGAGACTCCAGTGTGTGACGATGAGGACCTCGCAAACCGAATGAGCAGTGTGAGCTTCAATTCTGCAGAAAAGAAAAACACGAAGAAAGCTGAAGAAAATCAAGACATTTCGATTAACGATTTGGTCAACAGCCCTCGGCCATCTTACTACCGTACACAGATATCTTTGTCGGCAGATGGTGGGGGTGACCATTCAACACAGCTCCACATGGAACCAGAAGCTACAACGGAAAAGAGTGACACTAAACATCCACAAATCAACGGATTACAACGCAGCGGTTTATCGTATCCAGATATGTCTTCTGATGTGAGAACTGGCATTGGTGATGTTAGTGACACTGGAAACAATAACTCTAATGACTTGTCAAAGAATGACGCCGACGAATCTATTGTCAATAACCTCGATTATACGATTGGAACTCGAACACATAACAAACCTCTTCTGCGAAACAACAGTATTCCCGATGATTCGCTTTCTCAGAGACGGTTAAATGTGAGAAAATCTAACAGTGATACAGACCTATCATCGTCAACAGCTAGTGATGCACAGAATACAGCATCTTATGTGCCCAGATCGCGTGAATTGAATGCAGAAATACCAAACCACAACAATGTGGATAGCATGCAGTGCAATCTCAAGTCCTCATCAAAAGAGATCCCCAGACCGTGTGTTGTAAATACCGTCAGCGATTCCCGTGGCAATGTCTATTATGTGGTACCAGTGGAGCCGTTTGATGTACCAGAGTCTCCCATCAGCGTACCGCAACTGAGGAATTTAAACCGAGCACCATTAGGTTCCTGTTCAGAATTTGTTGTCAACAGCTTGGACTCTAGCTCAGATGACACTTCCAGAAAAACAGTCTGGTGAATGCGCAAAAATTCCGTTCTCCGTTCGCCCATTAAATCAGGACAGCATTTACATGGTCATAACGAGTTATGCAAAGTGAAATGAGTTACCTGGAAATTTGTTTTGGAGGATGATTAACACATGAAAATGGTATACGCGAATTTGACAAATCCCAGAGGCTTGCATGTGCCCGGCATTAACACGGTGACAGAAACGAATGCAAACCTTAGAACATTGAAAACTCGCATTCCATAATTGTTATTTAAACATCTGAAACTTTAATGACAAAACATTACTGTTTTGTTCTCCAGGTGCTAGGAAATAGCATTTCAGGCCATATAAAGATTAGAAACAACTGTCAAACTTTACGGGGGGTTTACCACCGCAAACATCCTTCCTACGGGGCTGGGGCCCATTTCagtaaacatcgtaagtttatgtcTTCTACTAGCAGTcataccggtcgtgcgtttgcacgtgtttgacatcaatttcacgcagaaaataaCATAATTTCGGAAGCTGGGTATTTTGAAGACaacagaaaatgaaatatgtgttcttctaactatatttgttgaactataatagtaataagaattgtggtttagtcgtagatttatgtttacgcgcaaaactaggcttacgatgtattgtgaaattgggccctgtacACTACTTAGAGAGTGAAGAACGTAGACTTAGTCTTAAAACGGAACACAAATTGTGTTAATTCTTGTCAAACGTTGTTACGAAGAGGCGCGAATGGGGGCTGGTCtaaaaatcaaattgttgcctttttatatgtacaatcaACGCCAAAAAAACCCTATATCATATATTCTAAAATACATAGACAAATGtctatacattttgtatatgaaATGCTAATACATTCTCTGAATAAGATCACGGAACAAAAGTTGCAGTTAGTTTCGTAAAACTGGTTTTAGGCAAACAGATTGTTCATGATTAAATTGAAGTTTGCAAGTGGCTCGTTTATACTAAATGAAACGCCAAATCGTAGCCAttgaaaaaccaaaaaaacccaacaacaacaacaacaaaaaaaccatatCATATATCGCaggcggaacatagcccagtggtaaagcgcttgcttaatacgcggtcgatttgggatcgatccccgtcggtaggcccattgggctatttctcgttccagccagtgcaccacgactggcatatcaaaggccgtggtatgtgctattctgtctgtgggatggtgcatataaaatatcacttgctactaatggacaaatatagcaggttttctctatattaccaaatgtttgacatccaataaatcaatgagctctagtggtgtggttaaacaaaacaaacttcttttttcatatcagattttgaaaaatgttaaatGGCAAAGACTCCATCAATATCCACGCAACATGCGCAATAGGCATGCTTCAGTTCATTTGGAGTCACAAATCAGAGCACACACAGTTTCCAGTAATGTGAGACATACGCAGCTACCCGCACCTTGTCTGCACCAGGAACGGCAgagcgggtgtgtgtgtgtgtaggtgagCTCTAGCCCTCcccctccaataattctgaataaaatatattattaatagtaaatcttaaggcaaagatgaattttacttgtagaatgcaggaaattgcatttcaggacatccaGCTTTCAACATTTTacggggagcatacccccgaacctcCTCTAAACTTTGCTTTGAGTCGTCGATCTCACTCAGCCCGTCCAATGCCAACTTCCTTCTGCCGTGCCTGTGCACTGCAAAGAACGTCGGAATATGAATGACAAGATGAGTAACTGTTAGTTTTATCTAACAATTTTGTGAAGTGCTTTCTTTGTTGATGAAATCTGGTATGATATTAttgttatgatttttttttctattacaaGTATTAATGTGAAAAACATTAAGTGTATAGAAGATACCTTTGATGTTCAGTGTACTATTGTGTAAAGTCCCCTGaggtcaaatattttgtaatacgTTATTGTTGCGCACCACAAACTAGACCCACCAAGGATGGTAAGAACGGgattgggtgggtggatgtacACCCGACATATGCCCTCCTACTATAGCGTgtacacacaccccacccacgCAATGTAATATCAAGTTTATGAAAGGTATGCATGTCTGCAGCCCCATTATATTCTTGCCAATTAACAAAGTATTAATAAAGTAACAATGTAACCAACGATCAGCGTTAAGCTATTTATACTGTGGTATTTGTATACTtattgaaagaatgaatgtttaacgacaccccagcacgaaaaatacatcggctattgggtgtcaaactatggtaatgcaaacaaataaagtgatgatcaacatcaatataaaaattcaagatttaaataaaaatagtgcacagaactgcaaaaatacaaatatcacagatatatactgacttttactcaaaatttcaattgtgtgctgtattggccattctcaaagagaatgttacacccctgcaccacggtgaggttacagcacgcgcaggggggtTTACTTATTGATGCCctagttatatacatgtgtatacatgacattgtgtgtgtgtatatatatatatatatatatatatatatatctatatctactAATAAAAATGTTCTGAGTATTATTGATTTAATCACGCGACACTGTGTTTTCTTACGATATCATTATTTTAAGCATTCAATGAGGCGAAATTATCGTTGGTTACAAAACTGTAAACATACACCAGCGACATGACACGTAAGTGTAAAGATACACGAGTGATGTAACAAGTGACTAACCACATGCGACTAATCACTATAAATAGATTATAAAAGGAAACCGAAACTTCAAGATTATGCAGAGCAGTGTGAACACACAATACATTAACACATGACAGCCACTTCTCCGGCATTTATTCATatagggttcaagcacgctgtaacGGTCACACAAATTAGCAGTCAATGTTGAACGCTAAATGACACATACAATGGCGTAGGATAAAAGGATAAACGTATTTGTAATTGTCACAAATATTCGTTTTAGTTGtctaatataaaaatacattgaatagAAATAACTGGATTTGAACTGGTTCTCAGTCACGAACCGATTATCTACCAGAGTTATACAACTCGATAAAcaaagaaggaagaaggaaatgttttatttaacgacgtgcgtgtctgtctgtgtgtctgtgtctgtgtgtgtctgtatgtttgtgtgtctacgtctgtgtgtgtgtgtgtgtgtgtctgtatgtgtgtgtgtctgtgtctgtctgtctgtctgtgtgtgtgtgtgtgtgtgtgtgtgtgtctgtatgtgtgtgtgtatgtgtgtgtgtgtgtggctgtctgtgtgtgtgtctgtatgtgtgtgtgtgtgtgtgtgtgtctgtatgtgtgtgtgtgtgtctgtatgtgtgtgtgtgtctgtgtgtgtatgtgtgtgtgtgtgtgtagatatgtgtgtatgtatgtgtgtgtgtagatatgtgtctatacatgtgtgtgtatgtatatatatgtgtgtgtatgtgtgttggtatgtgtgtgtgtgtgtgtatgtgtgcgtgtgtgtatgtgtgcgtgtatatgtgtgtgtgtgtgtgtgtatgtatatatgtgtgtgtgtatgtgtgtgcgtatatgtgtatgtgtgtgtgtgttaagtatataccaaatatatgttaaaataaatattgcatttcatttatatttattttcatgcttataatccaattaagattcaagtacgctatcatggacacacacctcagctatcacgGTCAGTAGGttaatgattagttgttagtagttagtgaaagGCTTACACCTACTCAATGCGTAATTAAACTCTCTCTAGGTTCAGGCCGGTACCGgaatgtgaacccagtacctaccattctTGAGCCCGATAGCTTACCCACttcaccaccgagaccggtttgATAAACAATTTGTGTACATCTTTAATTTGTGCAACATGTGATATATGAGCATATGTGGTTTGGACGCTCCATAGCCCACCATAGCCAATACATGACTACAGGGATATACAACATccatcgacaccactagagtacattgatttattaatcatcggctaatggatgtcaaacattggtaattttgacatatagtcttggagatgaaacccgctacaatattccattaatagcaaggaatattttatatgtaccatccgacagacaggatagcacatactatacggcttttgatacaccagtcgtggtgcactggctagaacgagaaatagcccaaatgggtccaccgacggaaatcgatcctaaaccgaccgcgcgtcaagcgaacgcttttccactaggctacatcccgctctcGAACACAATAAATGCAGTTTATAAATATCCCTTGCGAAAGTTGAGTAGTATCTTTTTACAGGTATAAGAATTAACGAATTGGACGAATCAACAGTGCGAATCCGGCACATAGCACACGTTTCAAGGTGCATTTTAAGCTTACAGATTATCACGTTTTTGTTCAACCAAGAACATTGTGTACATTTTAACAATGACTCAACTCTTATTTACCATGCTGACGATAAAAAAGGATCGTATCAAGTTGCTCATACAATTTAAGGTActgctgtttggtgtctaacataattaTGATATGACACTTTTACGAGTGAATATGGACACCCTATGCTCTGGAACGGATCCACGTCTGTTGTCGGAGCGGGGGACGGGGTGGCTGAATTAACAAGAACTCTATATGTGGGCCCAGGGGCATAATCCCCCTTGACAACAGATATGCTATTGTAGCATTCGCACGACTAACCGTGTTTTCATTAATGTGCATAGTGactatttttttatgttatatattatggCCTAGGGGCTCTTCAGATCCCTAAGACCCCCTTCCCCCTACATCTGCTGCTGACCCTACccaataaattataaatatgacactcgtaacattaaaacaatgaaCGAGATGATATAATTCTAAATATAATGTCTTGAATTTTAAGACTACTACTAACTAGGTGCAGGGTTTCGTATTTCgcagggacgggacgtagcccagtggttaagcgtccgcttgatgcacggtcggtctgggatcgatctccgtcggtgggcccttaggctatttatcgttccagccagtgcaccacgactggtatatcaaaggtcgtggtatgtgctatcctgtctgtgagatgttgcatattaaagatctcttgctactaatggaaacatttagtaggtttcctttctatgactatatgtcaaaattaccaattgtttgacatccgatagccaagaattaataaatcaatgtgctctagtggtgtcgttaaacaaaacaaagtttaaacttTTCTTATTTCGCTACCAGCTTCAACTGCGTAGTTCAGTCAACAAGTGTAAATTGTTTACACAGACTACTCTCTCGCTCAGTGTGGTGTATGCAAAACAGTTCCTTCGATCTTAATTCAGTTGGAAGGAAATGccaaatggtttatttaacgacggttatatggcgtcagacatgtggctaaggaccacagagttcttaagggaggaaacccgctgtcgccacttcaagggatccttttatatgcaccatccaatagacaggatatcacataccacggcctttgatataccagtcgtggtgcactggctggagcgaggaaATTCAGTtggatatactagtatataaccATGGAAATAAAGGAGCgctcgcttaaggtgcttgcgtcgcaggatcgaaccacatcagtggatctgttcaactaatgagagagagagagagagagagagagagagagagattgtttgttttgtttaacgacaccgctagagcacattgatttattaatcatcagctattggatgtaaaacatttggtaattctgactcgtatagTCATtagagaaacccgctacatttttctaatgcagcaagggatcttttaaatgcaaaatcccacagacaggataacacataccacggcctttaatataccagtcgtggtgcactggctggaacgagaggaGATAGATAAATTAAGGAGCACGCTATCGCCAAAAAGGTTACTtctacattttcatttcaacttagttttgagcttacatccaattagggttcaaacacgctgtccagggcacacaaatcagttatctgggctgtctgtccaggacagtaggttagttgttagttgttagatgCTAGTGAAATAGaggaaggtgtagtggtcttacacctaccaacttGCTGTGGGTggaagcgaacccagtacctactagccttgtgtccgatggcttaaccccGACACCACCGTTGTCGGTTACtcctacaaataaaacaaaaaagttatattttatatgcagttccCCATagacaatttaaaacaatataccacggcatttgatataccagtcttggagcACTAGTTGAGTCGGTATAGAGGGCGATTGATCCACTAAGGTACATCCAGTTCCAAACAGTTGgtttataatgtatattatgtaggTGAAAAGAATATATGCAAAAGGTATAAAAATATAGTGTTACCTATTTTTCCCCGGCATGTTTGTTGGGcacttattacaaaatgagtctttttttattacaaaatgggaacatattacaaaactaatcgtttattacaaaatgggccccaGCATTCATTCcctgaaaccggcctcggtggcgtcgtggttacgccatcggtctacatgctggtaggtactgggttcggatcccagtcgaggcatgggatttttaatccagataccgactgcaaaccctgagtgagtgctccgcaaggctcaatgggcaggtgtaaaccacttgcaccgaccagtgatccataactggttcaacaaaggccatggtttgtgctatcctgtcggtggacccattgggctatttctcgttcgttccagtgcaccacgactggtatatcaaaggctgtggtatgtactaccctgtctgtgggatggtgtatataaaagatcccttgctgctaatcgaaaagagtagtccatgaagtagcgacagagggtttccccTCTcgttatctgtgttgtccttaacaatatgtccgacgccaaataaccgttaataaaatgttttgagtgcgtcgttaaataaaacatttccttccttccttcgttacCTGAAACACATTTACGAAAGGGTGATAGCAGGCGCATATCTACGACTATTAAATGAGAGTCCGCAACATTAACACTTTGTAGTTCAGAGGACTGGTGTTAACAAACAAGACCCGTCACCTATTAGGGTTAAATTAATTACTAAAATAGGGGAAGACTCATAAAATATCCCACAGGgcaaccaaaaaaaaattgatgcGGCAGGGCTAGCCGTTTACAAAAGGATTTTCTTTTCTCAGTGTTCATTAATttctcggtggcatcgtggttaagccagagcacataaggttggtaggtgcagggttcgtagctcggtaccggctccaacccagagcgaggttttaagggtaggtgtaaggctattacaccctcttctctctcactaaccactaacccactcaactggacagacagcccagatagcagaggtgtgttcccaggacagcgtgcttgaaccttaattggatattagcccgaaaataggttgaaatgaaatgaaatttctGTAGTTGACAAGGTTTAGTGATTTTTGTTATAGGTGCTAATGTTCTTAGATTAAACACCATAAACCATATTTATCGTCAAATTAATCAGTTTAATACAAGCTTATGTACACGGGCCCATATCACTTATGTCTGTGGTGGTGCCAGCTAAATCCCAACCCTCGAGATACAGATGCAATTCTGCAACTCCTTTTAGAAAAGAGCGGGAAGTAgtacagcgctcgtctgatgcgcagtcgatctaggatcgattccgaTCGGTgggcccttgctgctaatccgaaagagtagcccatgtagtggagacagggggtttcctctcaaaatctgtgtggtccttaaccatatgtcttacgccatataaccgtaaataaaatgtgttgagtgcgtcgttaaataaaacatttctttctttttctgctggatgtgaaacatttggtaattatgacacgtagtcatcagagcaaACCAACTTACATTTTTccggcattttcgtttaattcctACATAACCTCCCTTTCCCCGCTACAAAAAATGTGATTCCGAATGCCTATGCTGAGGGTGCTgaccccactcccacccccgaAATTAGAT
This DNA window, taken from Gigantopelta aegis isolate Gae_Host chromosome 4, Gae_host_genome, whole genome shotgun sequence, encodes the following:
- the LOC121370290 gene encoding uncharacterized protein LOC121370290 encodes the protein MSDYIRRSEQEEIFVSKVLDPRCKIIGVTGGPSTGKSTLMENVIIKVQHDHRHIHFVTVDLSDVTSQEEFRMRVLGELGKVDGKKVDFGQSNVFMEQVVLVVTTRNCKNICMCFDNIPRPSKDDKQYSVKNDAQMFMKEIVQNKELCSLMKVLYTSALQLRFCKFPRGVTFEATLRPLSNEESREVFATFGPENAQIDDAIVQCLRDVANGNPLVLQLLALELGSDEDLFTDMDLKELMSDDQKRLQFVSRENYTDDENIGKQLGQFVKSLSGCLQQHGQCVVKHGGVIDVDMLARAENKPAAVIKFLISQLLRANVIHRVGENRYAMSTLLMDIFKLAFTRKPNTRTPGETSTNKGNSDRETPVCDDEDLANRMSSVSFNSAEKKNTKKAEENQDISINDLVNSPRPSYYRTQISLSADGGGDHSTQLHMEPEATTEKSDTKHPQINGLQRSGLSYPDMSSDVRTGIGDVSDTGNNNSNDLSKNDADESIVNNLDYTIGTRTHNKPLLRNNSIPDDSLSQRRLNVRKSNSDTDLSSSTASDAQNTASYVPRSRELNAEIPNHNNVDSMQCNLKSSSKEIPRPCVVNTVSDSRGNVYYVVPVEPFDVPESPISVPQLRNLNRAPLGSCSEFVVNSLDSSSDDTSRKTVW